cagccaaagggatctaccaaatgcaaaataaataaataaataaaaataaaaaaagcttaatatgcgctgcgctccggcagcaatgagttgaaatcaccggcgcacagattatgaactcagctgaaaagtacataaagtaccagagaatatgggcggatataaacgatcgcaaacgaatgactttgttttggtggagtgattttgtgaatataacagcggccgcgcgcaggacgcagctggagtatttgagccattaccgctgcgtcctctctgctcatagaatgcctgcaaagctgagtccataaatgacgtcatatatgtggatactggatcttttttcaggcttcccgcaatttgaatttttaggaaacccgcatcttgattctgggtttaaaaatgtattgtaattaccgcgttactgacaattgtaccgagtaaatattaccattttctttccctgtaatgccttacattaccacattacagcaaaaagcaatgcattagagtagttaattacttttgtaccgcattactcccaacactgccggTGAGAAAACCACAGAACCGCAGGAGGATGAACAgaacagagaacagcagcaggatctggtcATGAACCAGAGACAGCAGGAAGATGGGATGAccccaataataataaataacccaGAGAAAACCCAACAAATATATCTAATAAAACAGTTAAACAGGGTTTTAGTAGCATCCACTTTTATTGGTagcttaattctgtttgcttttgaagtaaaaaataaatccatCACATGATTGTGTTTGGATTTTATACAAAGTCAAATTCTGTTGGTGTTTACTAAGTAAATACCAACGCAACTCAGGCTTATGAGGATGTGAATTAATGCATTTAACTCTGAACCACAGAACCAAACACAATCCGCTACAGCAACAGGACATTTATACAAAAAATACAACCAGGGTGATGCATCAGACAGTAAAACAGAGACGTTCGTATTCAAATGAAAGCTCTTTTAGAATATTTGTTACCTGAAACTCATGAATCACTTAGCATGGTGCTTCTTTATTTAGGTATGTCAGCTGCTCTTTTCTGACCCATGCTAAAATGCTCAACATACAGTACACACCCGTCTCATTCCATGtgctttctttattttcatgttgGTATATTTTCACTGAAGGTGTCAAAACTAGGAATGaacatgaaaacatgttttatattcttttttcttcataatagccaccctttgctctgattacggcTTCACACACTCTTggtattctcttgatgagcttcaagaggtagtcacctgaaatgggtttccaacagtcttgaaggagtttccaggggtgtttagcacttgtttgcCCTTTTGTAAACGGTCACGAAaataatgagaaggtgtgtccaaacttttggcctgtactgtgtgTGACAACATACATGACACACCCTTTCTTTACACCGTAGCTTTCCTAGCATCACAGCCTTtagtttcaaactttaattactCTGGTAACGAGTTTGATTATGTTTTAGGTTTTTAGGAAAGCATTTGCAGGTCGGTGTGATCTCTAATCCACACACTCAGTTTTTCAGAAACTGTGACCGCAGTTTGAACATTTGAAGGATGAGTAAAGCTTTGGAACGGGGAACAGTAACTTGCTTCTCATTTCACAACTATCTCGTGGTGGCTGAAGAGGAAAAGTCACCAGACCTCAAGCTTGAGTCACCAGAAAACATCTGTGCTGTTCTGAAATTTAGCCGCTAATCTTTCTAAATGTTGTCTTTGCTTAAAGCGTCCGTCCTCCTTTCAGCTGCACTCACCACTTTGCTGCTGAAGGATCCTCTGAGTTGTGCAAGAAAACAAGGTCAtaataaacttttattttgttgttgattCATATTTTTCTCAGAAACATTTATTGCCAGCTTGCAGGAGAAAACTGGAGACCAGAGTGATTGTATAGAAGTTTTACAGGTCAAAGTACAACAGGGCACTGATGGTGTTGAAACCATGAAAAAGTGCTGCATCACCCTCCATCCTAAATCCTTTGTTGTTAGAGCTAATGAGCCTGGGTCCATGTTCTCCTTTTAATCTACATGTGAAAAGTGTTCTAACGGGGTAATTACTGCATGTATTTGGGTGCCACAGTCATTTAAACACAGATCAATCAAGCAttcttcaaccattattgttatttacacatcttgttcattctaggatttaattgttgaaagttcatccgtcttgtgctgtgaataaaacccagtcttagataagagtgagcttgGAGGGACCTTGTCGAGGCAGCGGTATCTTCCTGCAGATtaaagcaccagttaagacttgtgtctccaaatgacccgatactgaagaggtgacTTGTAGATTGAAAATcagaccatttccggaggctacaGTGTGTTTGATTGTTAAAGTAGCAATATGTAAGAACTGTACAGTAATGTCTAATTGGAAGGAAGATTATACTGAAACAGGTTTCCTTTGTCAAGGATTAATACACTGAGTTTTCTTCAATGATCTCTATTCAGGGTCTTTGGAGGCCTAACAGAAACAAACAGGAACATGCAAAAAATAACAAATCTGCCGAAACAAAGTCGGAATTAGTCATTTTAGGCTGGTGATTTTATTTCCCCTCAAACAGAATTTTGATGTAAACAGAAGCCAGTTCAGTGTGGGGTCATCTATGGTGATGGTGGAGCTTCAGAAATAACCAGTAAATGTTAATGAATTAATCTGTAACTTCAGAACCACTCTTATTTGCCTTTAGGTGTTTATATCAGCTGAAAATCCAACTCTTCCAAGGgttttaaaactaaaatgtgtattttttgCCTTTTATGCATATTTTCTAAGTTTTCTATAAAAATAATTAGTGCAGGAAAAACTGAGAACAATACACAATCTAAGGCTTAAAACATtcatgtcaatcaatcaatcaaagctttatttataaagcgccttccgcaaccctgtcaggaagcccaaagcgctgaacatggtacagttgtaggtaaatatattgagtaaatcaacaataaaagcaattcaaattacaaaatccaaattacaaaatagaaattacaagatagatgaaacattctgttaCAGGACAAatctgtgaaacacatttggattgagtggatggaatgagtgaaccaatgaaaactgtgaaataaattcaacataaaagagggccaaaatcaaacatgttcaggaaacgccaagcggaggaggtgtgtttttaggtgactcttgaagactggcagagatggggacagcctaactgagggtggcaactggttccatagtgacggtgctaggactgagaaagcccggtccccacgggtacgacacctagaacgagggacaacgagcaggccttggtcagaggagcgcagagcgcgtgatggggaatgtttgttcaggagagtggccagataggggggaccaccaccctggaagaaattgtaaacaaagacgaggattttgaattgtgagcgatagcaaaccggaagccagtgcagggaggccagaaccggactgatgtggtcccgtttcctggtcccagtcaggaacctggcggcgctgttctgcacaacctgtaggcggcgCAGCGATGACTGAATAACGTGTTATTATTGTGTTAGCATTAATTCATTAATGCCAATAAATATAAAGCTGGACAGTATTTGTTGTTCTGGATTGTTGCAAAAATACGTCTGAATAAACTAAGTATATTTTTCAGCTCCTTTAGCCAATAAAGCACGAGAAACATAAAAATATCATGTTATCCTAACTTTAATAAATAACAGTTGATTTTTAGCCCTAATAACTAGTGGCATATCTAATGTTGAGATGAATGGTTTTCCATCCAGAACAAGTTTTCAGCCTTCTAATGAACACAAATCTAAAGTTAGTCTATGAATTAAAGCAACATCATTCATCCCCCATGATTCTAATCAACAAGTTTAATCTCAAAAACTCAAATTTAATGTGTAAAACACCAAAATGGAGTCTAAGCCATGATGGGGCACTTCCTGTTAAAAATCAGACTTTCTGCAAGCCATCAGTGACGAAACACACAGGCAGTAGTTCAATGAAAAGATCCAACAAGCCGCAATATGTTTGTTTTCACTCTGATCATTTATTAGTATgcatttatatgttttattttttaaatcaggTGTTTAATTAAATCAGACAGAAATACTTTTCCCACATCTTCAGAGATTTTTACTCCTGGCCTTATTAATATCAACAACGTATGATAGTTTCTTTATTTCTTGATGCAGCCAACAGCTGATGAGTTTTCTCTCCAGCTTCAGGTGTGTTTTTCAGCTCTGGAGCGATTTATTTTAGTAACAAACATGGAGGGCTGCAGACCTGTAGGTTGGTCTCAGAGGGGCAGAAAGCAGACAAAATATCTGCCCATCCGCATGTTGTCCTACCTCCTAGTGGCGGTCTTAATAAAACCTTAGAGACTTGGTCCTGTTGTTTGTTCCATGGCTCCCTCCAGCGCATGCTGGCTGCAGTACATAACAACGCCACCAGAGGAGACCCTCGCAGCGTGGTGAAGGCCATCGATCAATTCTGCAGGCAGAAGGAGTGGGCCATGAACATTGGAGATGAGAAAGGTAGTGACTTCACTTCCACAGCTCTGGGTGTTTGTGAGTTTTCTGATCCATCTGTTTCGGCCCACCAGGCTGCATTCTTGACTCCGTGGTGTCGGAGGTAAACCCAGCCATGGTGCTGGAGCTGGGAACCTACTGTGGCTACTCTACGGTGAGGATCGCCAGCCAGCTGCCTCCTCATGCCAAGATCATCACCCTGGAGTTTAACCCACAGAACGCTGCTGTGGCCCGGCAGATCATTGCCTGGGCAGGACTGGGGGAGaaggtaaaacttgatctttgggTCAAACTTTGTTTTGCTCAGATAACAGGGGAGTTCCTTTATTCCAGATCAAGCTAATTGAGGGATCCTCTGGTGACTGGATCCCCAAACTGAAAGAGCAGTTTGGGGTTGACACATTTGACTTGGTCTTCTTGGATCACTGGAAGGACCGCTACCTTCCTGATACTAAACTTATGGAGGTGAGTTTTCTTTCTGCAGCTTCTTTTATGTTTTCCTTTTGCCGTGACACAGTCTTTGCTTTCATGACAGGAATGTGGCCTTCTAAGAAAAGGCAGCATTCTGTTGGCAGATAACGTCATCTGCCCTGGAACCCCTGAATACCTGGAGTACATCCGTAACAGCCCGCGGTACAAGAGCCAGTACTTCAAGTCTCATCTGGAGTACACCAGGGTGGAGGACGGCTTAGAGAAATCCATCTTCCTAGGGTAGATGTTTACAGACAGCATCATGTTTGATGCAGGTAcatttctgagctgctttctttcAGGATCACTAAGCAGAATCAAAGAAAATCAGCTCTGTTTTTCTAATGTAACTTTACATGTTGACTTGGGATTAAAGGCCACAATAAAAAAgtgtgatgttttaatttcaatgATGTAAGTCTCGGTCCTTGATGACATGTCCTTATTGGTGCAGCAGACGGCAGTGATGATCCTTTAATTGACAGATGAGCTGCAAACTGATCTGGGAGCTGCCTTTTTCAGAGCATCAACTCAAATCAGTTGGAAATCTAATCCAGTTGCAATGCGGGAGCAGAAACCTACTTTGTGCTCTGATATTCTGTATCATTGTGTTGACAGTGTCATGAAAGTGAGTGCATGTGGTGCGttagtgtgtttatgtgtgtgtttgagagagacAGAGGGGGTATGAAACATTGCTGCTCATCTAATCTCTCAGAGTGATGGAGTTTCATCATGCTTAGAGGGGAGGAT
This sequence is a window from Nothobranchius furzeri strain GRZ-AD chromosome 3, NfurGRZ-RIMD1, whole genome shotgun sequence. Protein-coding genes within it:
- the comtb gene encoding catechol O-methyltransferase B, giving the protein MWLTLLYCCTGGGALLYVLYKWVIPHVVQYHPGLTLFWHDRIVERVLDTLTQSTRPQRMLAAVHNNATRGDPRSVVKAIDQFCRQKEWAMNIGDEKGCILDSVVSEVNPAMVLELGTYCGYSTVRIASQLPPHAKIITLEFNPQNAAVARQIIAWAGLGEKIKLIEGSSGDWIPKLKEQFGVDTFDLVFLDHWKDRYLPDTKLMEECGLLRKGSILLADNVICPGTPEYLEYIRNSPRYKSQYFKSHLEYTRVEDGLEKSIFLG